One Micromonospora eburnea genomic region harbors:
- a CDS encoding right-handed parallel beta-helix repeat-containing protein, with product MSRKGLSTTVPQRLAPVAGAPLWCDARDFGLTGDGVTNDQPALAALVDRLGEGYAADGRARVIYCPPGIYSIRDASTVWRSGVSLIGAGSAATRFLLSNEGNRGDPVPLAFWTSVQHGADRDRHIADCTFADFEIDGSGVGMAEYNYLAKGLGLQYVVRGVFRNLYIHHTGATGLGCDFLQDSLIDGVVVVGCGRLDNGEQMGGAGIGVGIGGWGDVERLTIANCTTVGNGTNGIFLELQKDHWPPPRGFRIIGCHSQANRFGISDWGADGLVVSACTLTNNLEAGFDVSANGTAGVAGRGGLLTGCDIDRNVGDGISMGNTPGAYAVRGNRITRNGGYGYHEHDLGSGYRGPAADVVVESNDIRDNALDGIRIDRPMIDATLLGNRIRDNGRRSAPAHRGGGDAVRYGPRTVIDGAADWPWDGHRGKTIRVDSRVAVVAANTATELSLAEVRPDGATGWNEASPPPGAPYELPAGPAVRAGIAVNARFESATVRGNRIWNRDEETQTYGFWVTAAGSCVSCRIEDNDFAGTEAAVRLETPLVGGRWDHNHEDVE from the coding sequence GTGTCGCGCAAGGGCCTGTCCACGACCGTCCCGCAGCGGCTCGCCCCGGTCGCCGGCGCGCCGCTGTGGTGCGACGCGCGCGACTTCGGGCTCACCGGCGACGGGGTGACCAACGACCAGCCGGCGCTGGCGGCGTTGGTGGACCGGCTGGGCGAGGGGTACGCCGCCGACGGGCGGGCCCGGGTGATCTACTGCCCGCCCGGCATCTACTCGATCCGGGATGCCAGCACCGTGTGGCGCAGCGGTGTCTCGTTGATCGGCGCCGGTTCCGCGGCGACCCGCTTCCTGCTCAGCAACGAGGGAAACCGCGGCGACCCGGTGCCACTGGCGTTCTGGACCTCGGTGCAGCACGGCGCCGACCGGGACCGGCACATCGCCGACTGCACGTTCGCCGACTTCGAGATCGACGGCTCGGGCGTCGGCATGGCCGAGTACAACTACCTCGCCAAGGGCCTCGGCCTGCAGTACGTGGTGCGCGGCGTGTTCCGCAACCTCTACATCCACCACACCGGGGCGACCGGGCTCGGCTGCGACTTCCTGCAGGACAGCCTGATCGACGGGGTGGTCGTGGTGGGCTGCGGCCGGCTCGACAACGGCGAGCAGATGGGTGGCGCGGGCATCGGCGTCGGCATCGGCGGCTGGGGCGACGTGGAGCGGCTCACCATCGCCAACTGCACCACGGTCGGCAACGGCACCAACGGGATCTTCCTGGAGCTACAGAAGGACCACTGGCCGCCCCCGCGCGGCTTCCGCATCATCGGCTGCCACAGCCAGGCCAACCGGTTCGGCATCTCAGACTGGGGAGCCGACGGCCTGGTGGTGTCCGCCTGCACCCTCACCAACAACCTGGAGGCCGGGTTCGACGTCTCCGCCAACGGCACCGCGGGCGTGGCCGGCCGGGGCGGCCTGCTGACCGGGTGCGACATCGACCGCAACGTCGGCGACGGGATCAGCATGGGCAACACCCCCGGCGCGTACGCGGTGCGGGGCAACCGGATCACCCGCAACGGCGGATACGGCTATCACGAGCACGACCTGGGCAGCGGCTACCGGGGACCGGCGGCCGACGTGGTGGTCGAGAGCAACGACATCCGGGACAACGCCCTGGACGGCATCCGGATCGACCGGCCGATGATCGACGCGACGCTGCTCGGCAACCGGATCCGCGACAACGGGCGGCGCTCCGCCCCGGCGCACCGCGGCGGCGGCGACGCCGTGCGCTACGGGCCCCGCACCGTGATCGACGGCGCGGCGGACTGGCCCTGGGACGGGCACCGGGGCAAGACGATCCGGGTCGACTCGCGGGTGGCCGTGGTGGCGGCCAACACCGCCACGGAGCTGTCCCTCGCCGAGGTGCGCCCGGACGGCGCGACCGGCTGGAACGAGGCGAGCCCGCCACCCGGCGCCCCGTACGAGCTGCCGGCCGGTCCGGCGGTCCGCGCCGGGATCGCCGTCAACGCCCGGTTCGAGTCGGCCACGGTGCGGGGCAACCGGATCTGGAACCGCGACGAGGAGACCCAGACGTACGGGTTCTGGGTCACCGCCGCGGGCAGCTGCGTCTCCTGCCGGATCGAGGACAACGACTTCGCCGGCACCGAGGCCGCCGTCCGGTTGGAGACGCCCCTGGTCGGCGGGCGCTGGGACCACAACCACGAGGACGTGGAGTGA
- a CDS encoding heme o synthase — protein sequence MSMITERPVSNSGGQPPVRPVPEEAVNGQRGVRAVVSAYVALTKPRIVELLLVTTVPAMMLADGGMPSLWLVAVVLVGGSLAAGAASVLNCYIDRDIDQLMRRTKRRPLPAHTVSPRSALIFGLVLAAVSLALMAVFTNWLATGLTLAAIVYYDLVYTLWLKRTTAANTFWGGICGSAPVLIGWAAVTGSLAPAAWALFAVVFFWQMPHFYALAIKYKADYARAGVPMLPVVASVRRVNAEILAFSWLTLISSLAVWPLGMSPIYGVTALVVGGIFVVEAHKLCRRATRGEAVKPMRLFHWSTTYLTILFAAVALDALL from the coding sequence GTGAGCATGATCACCGAGCGCCCCGTCAGCAACTCTGGCGGACAGCCGCCGGTGCGCCCGGTGCCCGAGGAGGCGGTGAACGGCCAGCGGGGCGTCCGGGCGGTGGTGTCCGCGTACGTGGCCCTCACCAAGCCGCGGATCGTCGAGCTGCTGCTGGTCACCACGGTGCCGGCGATGATGCTCGCCGACGGCGGCATGCCCTCGCTCTGGCTGGTGGCTGTGGTGCTGGTCGGTGGCTCGCTCGCCGCCGGTGCGGCCAGCGTGCTCAACTGCTACATCGACCGGGACATCGACCAGTTGATGCGGCGCACCAAGCGCCGGCCGCTGCCGGCGCACACCGTGTCGCCGCGCAGCGCGCTGATCTTCGGTCTGGTGTTGGCGGCGGTCTCGCTGGCGCTGATGGCCGTGTTCACCAACTGGCTGGCGACGGGGCTGACCCTGGCCGCGATCGTGTACTACGACCTGGTCTACACGCTGTGGTTGAAGCGGACCACGGCGGCGAACACGTTCTGGGGCGGCATCTGCGGGTCGGCGCCGGTGCTGATCGGCTGGGCCGCGGTCACCGGCTCGCTGGCCCCCGCCGCGTGGGCGCTCTTCGCGGTGGTCTTCTTCTGGCAGATGCCGCACTTCTACGCGCTGGCGATCAAGTACAAGGCCGACTACGCCCGGGCCGGCGTCCCGATGCTGCCGGTGGTCGCCTCGGTCCGTCGGGTGAACGCGGAGATCCTCGCCTTCTCGTGGCTGACCCTGATCTCCTCGCTGGCCGTCTGGCCGCTGGGGATGAGCCCGATCTACGGGGTGACCGCGCTGGTCGTCGGCGGCATCTTCGTGGTCGAGGCGCACAAGCTCTGCCGGCGCGCGACGCGTGGCGAGGCGGTCAAGCCGATGCGGCTGTTCCACTGGTCGACCACCTACCTGACCATCCTCTTCGCGGCCGTCGCGCTCGACGCCCTGCTCTGA
- the tkt gene encoding transketolase gives MAANRPELPALNWSDLDRRAVDTVRVLAMDAVEKSGNGHPGTAMSLAPAAYLLFNRVMRHNPADPGWAGRDRFVLSAGHSSLTLYIQLFLAGYPLSLDDLKALRQWGSLTPGHPEHGHTPGVETTTGPLGQGLGNAVGMAMAARRERGLFDPAAEAGESPFDHDIWCIASDGDIEEGISHEASALAGHQQLGNLCVIYDDNEISIEDDTRIAMSEDVAARYEAYGWHVQTVDWRRGNADQGDYHEDVEALYQALVAARAETGRPSLIALRTIIGWPAPNKKNTGKIHGSALGTDEVKATKEILGFDPQRTFEVDEEVLKHTRQVLERGTAAQAAWTATFDTWAQANPERKALWYRVAVRALPEGWADALPTFPADAKGIATRAASGKVLEALAPVLPELWGGSADLAESNNTTMKGEPSFIPASHATKEFPGHEYGRTLHFGIREHAMGAILNGIALHGGTRPYGGTFLVFSDYMRPSVRLAALMKLPVVYVWTHDSIGLGEDGPTHQPVEHLTALRAIPGLDVVRPADANETVWAWRQALEHTDRPTALALSRQALPTLDRTDLAGAEGTAKGGYVLAEASTGSPQVIIVGTGSEVQLCLTARERLEADGTPTRVVSMPCQEWFLAQDEAYRESVLPRGVKARVSVEAGIAMSWRGIVGDSGESVSLEHYGASAPHTVLFEQFGFTPDRIVAAAHAALTRVGDITGFTTGN, from the coding sequence GTGGCTGCCAACCGACCCGAGCTTCCCGCTCTCAACTGGTCCGACCTCGACCGCAGGGCCGTCGACACGGTTCGCGTGCTGGCCATGGACGCCGTGGAGAAATCCGGCAATGGCCACCCGGGTACGGCGATGAGCCTCGCCCCGGCCGCGTACCTGCTCTTCAACCGGGTCATGCGGCACAACCCGGCCGACCCGGGCTGGGCCGGCCGGGACCGGTTCGTCCTCTCCGCCGGGCACTCCAGCCTGACCCTGTACATCCAGCTCTTCCTCGCCGGCTACCCGCTGTCGCTGGACGACCTGAAGGCGCTGCGCCAGTGGGGCTCGCTCACCCCCGGCCACCCGGAGCACGGGCACACCCCGGGCGTGGAGACCACCACCGGTCCGCTCGGCCAGGGCCTCGGCAACGCGGTCGGCATGGCCATGGCGGCCCGCCGCGAGCGCGGCCTGTTCGACCCGGCGGCGGAGGCCGGCGAGTCCCCCTTCGACCACGACATCTGGTGCATCGCCTCGGACGGCGACATCGAGGAGGGCATCAGCCACGAGGCCAGCGCCCTCGCCGGCCACCAGCAGCTCGGCAACCTCTGCGTGATCTACGACGACAACGAGATCTCGATCGAGGACGACACCCGCATCGCCATGAGCGAGGACGTCGCCGCCCGCTACGAGGCGTACGGCTGGCACGTGCAGACCGTCGACTGGCGCCGCGGCAACGCCGACCAGGGCGACTACCACGAGGACGTCGAGGCGCTCTACCAGGCGCTGGTGGCCGCCCGGGCGGAGACCGGCCGCCCCTCCCTCATCGCGCTGCGCACCATCATCGGCTGGCCCGCGCCGAACAAGAAGAACACCGGCAAGATCCACGGCTCGGCGCTCGGCACCGACGAGGTGAAGGCCACCAAGGAGATCCTCGGCTTCGACCCGCAGCGGACCTTCGAGGTCGACGAGGAGGTCCTCAAGCACACCCGCCAGGTGCTGGAGCGCGGCACCGCGGCCCAGGCGGCGTGGACCGCCACGTTCGACACGTGGGCGCAGGCCAACCCGGAGCGCAAGGCGCTCTGGTACCGGGTGGCCGTCCGGGCGCTCCCCGAGGGCTGGGCCGACGCGCTGCCGACCTTCCCGGCCGACGCCAAGGGCATCGCCACCCGGGCCGCCTCCGGCAAGGTGCTGGAGGCCCTCGCCCCGGTGCTGCCGGAGCTCTGGGGCGGCTCCGCCGACCTGGCGGAGAGCAACAACACCACCATGAAGGGCGAGCCGTCGTTCATCCCGGCCAGCCACGCCACCAAGGAGTTCCCCGGCCACGAGTACGGCCGCACCCTGCACTTCGGCATCCGTGAGCACGCCATGGGCGCGATCCTCAACGGCATCGCCCTGCACGGTGGCACCCGCCCGTACGGCGGCACGTTCCTGGTGTTCAGCGACTACATGCGCCCCTCGGTGCGGCTCGCCGCGCTGATGAAGCTGCCGGTGGTCTACGTCTGGACGCACGACTCGATCGGCCTCGGCGAGGACGGCCCGACCCACCAGCCGGTGGAGCACCTGACCGCGCTGCGCGCCATCCCCGGCCTGGACGTGGTCCGCCCGGCCGACGCCAACGAGACCGTGTGGGCGTGGCGGCAGGCCCTGGAGCACACCGACCGGCCGACCGCGCTGGCGCTCAGCCGGCAGGCGCTGCCGACCCTGGACCGCACCGACCTGGCCGGCGCCGAGGGCACCGCCAAGGGCGGCTACGTGCTGGCCGAGGCGTCCACCGGCAGCCCGCAGGTGATCATCGTCGGCACCGGCTCCGAGGTGCAGCTCTGCCTCACCGCCCGGGAGCGGCTGGAGGCCGACGGCACCCCCACCCGGGTCGTCTCCATGCCCTGCCAGGAGTGGTTCCTCGCCCAGGACGAGGCGTACCGGGAGTCGGTGCTGCCGCGCGGGGTAAAGGCACGGGTGAGCGTGGAGGCGGGCATCGCCATGTCCTGGCGCGGGATCGTCGGGGACAGCGGCGAGAGCGTGAGCCTGGAGCACTACGGGGCGAGCGCCCCGCACACCGTGCTCTTCGAGCAGTTCGGGTTCACCCCCGACCGGATCGTGGCCGCCGCGCACGCGGCACTGACCCGGGTGGGCGACATCACCGGTTTCACGACCGGCAACTGA
- the tal gene encoding transaldolase: protein MTDRLGELSAAGVAVWLDDLSRVRLSSGGLDQLRREKHLVGVTSNPTIFAKALSAADEYDWQLKDLAIRGVDVEEAVRMLTTYDVRWACDVMRPAYDAGAGVDGRVSIEVDPRLAHETEKTVAEAGALWWLIDRPNLFIKIPATEAGLPAITATLAQGISVNVTLIFGLDRYSQVMEAFLAGLEQAKANGHDLAKIGSVASFFVSRVDSEVDKRLEKIGSAEAKALRGKAAIANARLAYERYCEVFASDRWQALADAGAHPQRPLWASTSTKNPDYRDVMYVEELIAPGTVNTMPEATIHAFADHGEVRADTITGCFDDARKVFADLQAVGVDMADVIAVLEREGVEKFEVSWVELLDGVRKSLTEAARGAGMPGQAAKGNARAAEQAGGNA from the coding sequence ATGACCGACAGGCTGGGTGAGCTGAGCGCCGCGGGGGTGGCGGTCTGGCTCGACGACCTTTCCCGGGTACGACTGAGCTCCGGCGGGCTGGACCAGCTACGCCGCGAGAAGCACCTGGTCGGGGTCACCTCCAACCCGACCATCTTCGCCAAGGCGCTGAGCGCCGCCGACGAGTACGACTGGCAGCTGAAGGACCTGGCCATCCGTGGGGTGGACGTCGAAGAGGCGGTCCGCATGCTTACCACGTACGACGTGCGGTGGGCCTGCGACGTGATGCGCCCGGCGTACGACGCCGGCGCGGGAGTCGACGGCCGGGTCTCCATCGAGGTGGACCCGCGACTGGCCCACGAGACGGAGAAGACCGTCGCCGAGGCCGGCGCGCTGTGGTGGCTGATCGACCGGCCCAACCTCTTCATCAAGATCCCCGCCACCGAGGCGGGGCTGCCGGCGATCACCGCCACCCTGGCCCAGGGGATCAGCGTCAACGTCACCCTGATCTTCGGTCTGGACCGCTACTCGCAGGTCATGGAGGCGTTCCTCGCCGGCCTGGAGCAGGCGAAGGCGAACGGCCACGACCTGGCCAAGATCGGCTCGGTGGCGTCGTTCTTCGTCTCCCGCGTCGACAGCGAGGTCGACAAGCGGCTTGAGAAGATCGGTTCCGCCGAGGCGAAGGCGCTGCGCGGCAAGGCCGCCATCGCCAACGCCCGGCTCGCGTACGAGCGTTACTGCGAGGTCTTCGCCTCCGACCGGTGGCAGGCCCTCGCCGACGCCGGCGCCCACCCGCAGCGTCCGCTCTGGGCCTCCACCTCGACCAAGAACCCCGACTACCGCGACGTCATGTACGTCGAGGAGCTGATCGCCCCCGGCACGGTGAACACCATGCCGGAGGCGACCATCCACGCCTTCGCCGACCACGGCGAGGTGCGGGCCGACACCATCACCGGCTGCTTCGACGACGCCCGCAAGGTCTTCGCCGACCTCCAGGCGGTCGGCGTGGACATGGCCGACGTGATCGCCGTCCTCGAACGGGAGGGCGTGGAGAAGTTCGAGGTCAGCTGGGTGGAGCTGCTCGACGGGGTGCGGAAGTCCCTCACCGAGGCGGCCCGGGGCGCCGGGATGCCGGGGCAGGCCGCCAAGGGCAACGCGCGGGCCGCCGAGCAGGCCGGGGGCAACGCGTGA
- a CDS encoding glucose-6-phosphate isomerase gives MSAGPADAAAGLAVRGADAVDRSASASIRDALLARDVPARLAAKDPTLWGPGAETGAKARLGWVDTHRRSRELLPQLAELTEELADLEHVVLAGAGGSALAPEAIARTLGRPLTVLDTADPGQVRAALADRLDRTVVVLSGGSATVETDSHRRAYWHAFLDAGMTEAEAARHFVVVTDPGSPLEAVAAEMGVVTIFADPDVSGRYSALTAFGLAPSALAGVAVADLLDDADALADSLGRDRDNPGLALGVALGAAATTGRGTVALVPDGTGIDGLGDWAEQLLAESTGGAGVGILPVAVESPDAPGATGPGLLTVSYGGALGPAVAPPAAADVAVNGPLGAQFLAWEYASAIAAAVLGVDPFDQPDGAGSEEQAARILATGPAAETPSFTEGAIEVYAPAGAPADLAGTLRWLLDGLTDDGYLAATAYLDRQADAAVAGLRPLLARATGRPVTFGWGPRGRHSTGQHHRGGSHLQVTGAVTDDLPVPGRPYTFGELQAAQAAGDRQALAGRGRPVLRLHLTERAAGVAQLLDAAGRTRT, from the coding sequence CTGTCGGCCGGCCCGGCGGACGCCGCCGCCGGGCTGGCCGTACGCGGCGCGGACGCGGTCGACCGGTCCGCGTCCGCGTCGATCCGCGACGCCCTGCTCGCCCGGGACGTGCCCGCCCGGCTCGCCGCCAAGGACCCCACCCTCTGGGGGCCGGGGGCCGAGACCGGGGCGAAGGCACGCCTCGGCTGGGTGGACACCCACCGGCGCAGTCGGGAACTGCTCCCCCAGCTCGCCGAGCTGACCGAGGAGCTGGCCGACCTGGAGCACGTGGTGCTCGCCGGGGCGGGCGGCTCAGCACTCGCCCCGGAGGCGATCGCCCGTACCCTCGGGCGGCCGCTGACCGTGCTGGACACCGCCGATCCCGGGCAGGTACGGGCGGCCCTCGCCGACCGGCTGGACCGGACCGTGGTGGTGCTCTCCGGCGGGTCCGCGACGGTGGAGACGGACAGCCACCGGCGGGCGTACTGGCACGCGTTCCTCGACGCCGGGATGACCGAGGCCGAGGCCGCCCGGCACTTCGTGGTGGTCACCGACCCGGGTTCGCCGCTGGAGGCGGTCGCGGCCGAGATGGGCGTGGTCACCATCTTCGCCGACCCGGACGTAAGCGGCCGCTACTCGGCCCTCACCGCGTTCGGCCTGGCCCCCTCGGCGCTGGCCGGCGTCGCGGTGGCCGACCTGCTGGACGACGCCGACGCGCTGGCCGATTCGCTGGGCCGCGACCGGGACAATCCGGGCCTGGCCCTCGGGGTGGCGCTCGGCGCGGCGGCCACCACCGGCCGGGGCACGGTCGCCCTGGTGCCCGACGGCACCGGCATCGACGGGCTGGGCGACTGGGCCGAGCAGTTGCTCGCCGAGTCGACCGGCGGGGCCGGCGTGGGGATCCTGCCCGTCGCGGTGGAGTCGCCGGACGCCCCCGGCGCCACCGGCCCGGGCCTGCTCACCGTGAGCTACGGCGGCGCCCTCGGCCCGGCCGTGGCGCCGCCCGCCGCCGCCGACGTGGCGGTCAACGGTCCCCTCGGCGCCCAGTTCCTCGCCTGGGAGTACGCCAGCGCGATCGCCGCGGCGGTCCTGGGCGTCGACCCGTTCGACCAGCCCGACGGCGCCGGGAGCGAGGAGCAGGCCGCCCGGATCCTCGCCACCGGCCCGGCGGCGGAGACGCCGTCGTTCACCGAGGGCGCGATCGAGGTGTACGCGCCGGCCGGCGCCCCCGCCGACCTGGCCGGTACGCTGCGCTGGCTGCTCGACGGGCTCACCGACGACGGCTACCTGGCGGCGACGGCGTACCTCGACCGACAGGCCGACGCGGCGGTGGCCGGGCTGCGCCCGCTGCTGGCGCGGGCCACCGGACGACCGGTCACCTTCGGCTGGGGGCCACGGGGCCGGCACTCGACCGGGCAGCACCACCGGGGCGGCAGCCACCTTCAGGTGACCGGCGCGGTCACCGACGATCTGCCGGTGCCCGGTCGCCCGTACACCTTCGGGGAGTTGCAGGCGGCCCAGGCGGCGGGCGACCGGCAGGCCCTGGCCGGCCGGGGGCGGCCCGTGCTACGCCTGCACCTGACCGAGCGGGCGGCGGGCGTCGCCCAGCTGCTGGATGCTGCCGGACGGACACGGACGTGA
- the zwf gene encoding glucose-6-phosphate dehydrogenase — MNPLRDPQDRRLPRIPEPCALVIFGVTGDLARKKLLPAVYDLANRGLLPPGFVVLGFARRDWGDGDFESLAYEAAKKGARTPWREEVWARLAGHIKFVGGSFDDDAAFDQLAAALDELRDTQGIPGNAAFYFSIPPAAFPVVLKQLARTGMADNAKSGGWRRVVVEKPFGHDLPSAKSLNDLVDDVFTRKDVFRIDHYLGKETVQNILALRFANNLFEPLWNTKYVDSVQITMAEDVGIGTRAGFYDSAGAARDVLQNHLLQLLALVAMEEPTSFDADEIRAEKLKVLKAITVPDDIARDTVRGQYLPGWVGGERALGYLEEKGVPEDSTTETYVAVKLGIQNRRWAGVPFYIRAGKRLPRRVTEVAIIFKTAPHLPFDPADVESLGNNQLVIRVQPDEGVVLKFGSKVPGTAMEVRDIAMDFQYGEAFTESSPEAYERLVLDVLIGDRTLFPDAAEVEQSWQVVDPLERAWAGQKPEPYRAGEWGPRAADDMLARDGRSWRRA; from the coding sequence ATGAACCCGCTGCGCGACCCTCAGGACCGGCGGCTGCCACGGATCCCGGAGCCGTGCGCTCTGGTGATCTTCGGGGTGACCGGTGACCTGGCCCGCAAGAAACTCCTGCCGGCGGTCTACGACCTGGCGAACCGGGGGCTGCTGCCGCCCGGTTTCGTGGTCCTGGGCTTCGCCCGGCGCGACTGGGGCGACGGCGACTTCGAGTCGCTGGCCTACGAGGCGGCGAAGAAGGGCGCCCGTACCCCGTGGCGGGAGGAGGTCTGGGCGCGGCTGGCCGGCCACATCAAGTTCGTCGGCGGCTCGTTCGACGACGACGCCGCGTTCGACCAGCTCGCCGCCGCCCTCGACGAGCTACGCGACACCCAGGGCATCCCCGGCAACGCCGCCTTCTACTTCTCCATCCCCCCGGCGGCCTTCCCGGTGGTGCTCAAGCAGCTCGCCCGCACGGGCATGGCCGACAACGCCAAGTCCGGCGGCTGGCGCCGGGTGGTGGTGGAGAAGCCGTTCGGCCACGACCTGCCCTCGGCCAAGTCGCTCAACGACCTGGTCGACGACGTGTTCACCCGCAAGGACGTCTTCCGGATCGACCACTACCTGGGCAAGGAGACCGTCCAGAACATCCTCGCCCTGCGGTTCGCCAACAACCTGTTCGAGCCGCTGTGGAACACGAAGTACGTCGACTCGGTGCAGATCACCATGGCCGAGGACGTCGGCATCGGCACCCGCGCCGGGTTCTACGACTCGGCCGGCGCCGCCCGGGACGTGCTCCAGAACCACCTGCTGCAACTGCTCGCCCTGGTGGCGATGGAGGAGCCGACCAGCTTCGACGCCGACGAGATCCGCGCCGAGAAGCTGAAGGTGCTCAAGGCCATCACGGTGCCCGACGACATCGCCCGGGACACCGTCCGGGGCCAGTACCTGCCCGGCTGGGTCGGCGGCGAGCGTGCCCTCGGCTACCTGGAGGAGAAGGGCGTCCCGGAGGACTCCACCACCGAGACGTACGTCGCCGTCAAGCTCGGCATCCAGAACCGGCGCTGGGCGGGGGTGCCGTTCTACATCCGGGCCGGCAAGCGGCTGCCGCGGCGGGTCACCGAGGTGGCGATCATCTTCAAGACGGCGCCGCACCTGCCGTTCGACCCGGCCGACGTGGAGTCGCTCGGCAACAATCAGCTCGTCATCCGGGTCCAGCCCGACGAGGGTGTGGTGCTGAAGTTCGGCTCCAAGGTGCCGGGCACCGCCATGGAGGTCCGCGACATCGCGATGGACTTCCAGTACGGCGAGGCGTTCACCGAGTCCAGCCCCGAGGCGTACGAGCGGCTGGTGCTGGACGTGCTGATCGGCGACCGGACGCTGTTCCCGGACGCCGCCGAGGTGGAGCAGAGCTGGCAGGTGGTGGACCCCCTGGAGCGCGCCTGGGCGGGCCAGAAGCCGGAGCCGTACCGGGCCGGCGAGTGGGGGCCGCGGGCCGCCGACGACATGCTGGCCCGCGACGGCCGGTCCTGGCGACGGGCATGA
- a CDS encoding glucose-6-phosphate dehydrogenase assembly protein OpcA: protein MIGLWDTTGNEVVKALAAERRSAGGVASGMALTLIVVVDEKRVREAEAAATIAAAAHPCRLLVVVRSDVERDRNRLDAEIVVGGRLGPCEAVVTRMYGRLALHAESVVMPLLVPDVPVVTWWHGEPPEEIATDFLGVVADRRITDSAQAADPVAALRQRAVDYAPGDTDLAWTRITPWRTLVAGAFDTAQYGITEATVVAPRRDPTAALMRGWLAARLHIDPVWEPTDEYPRMREVGLRCANGDELVLTREDSMATFRRTGQEDRTLPLVRRPLGDELAEELRRLDADQVYAEALGAAAGISGLDHRPGKRVHVWKDPATAQRAEAGVTAHAGTTANG, encoded by the coding sequence TTGATCGGGCTGTGGGACACCACCGGCAACGAGGTGGTCAAGGCGCTCGCCGCCGAACGGCGTAGCGCGGGTGGGGTGGCCAGCGGCATGGCGCTCACCCTGATCGTCGTGGTGGACGAGAAGCGGGTACGGGAGGCGGAGGCGGCGGCCACCATAGCCGCCGCGGCCCACCCGTGCCGGCTGCTGGTGGTGGTCCGCTCCGACGTCGAGCGGGACCGCAACCGCCTGGACGCGGAGATCGTCGTCGGCGGCCGGCTCGGCCCGTGCGAGGCGGTGGTGACCCGGATGTACGGCCGCCTCGCGCTGCACGCCGAGTCGGTGGTGATGCCGCTGCTGGTGCCGGACGTGCCGGTGGTGACCTGGTGGCACGGCGAGCCGCCGGAGGAGATCGCGACCGACTTCCTCGGCGTGGTGGCGGACCGGCGGATCACCGACTCGGCGCAGGCCGCCGACCCGGTCGCCGCGCTGCGGCAGCGGGCCGTGGACTACGCCCCGGGCGACACCGACCTGGCCTGGACCCGGATCACCCCGTGGCGCACCCTGGTCGCCGGGGCGTTCGACACCGCCCAGTACGGGATCACCGAGGCGACGGTGGTGGCGCCGCGCCGCGACCCGACGGCGGCGCTGATGCGCGGCTGGCTCGCCGCCCGGCTGCACATCGACCCGGTCTGGGAGCCCACCGACGAGTACCCCCGGATGCGCGAGGTGGGGCTGCGCTGCGCCAACGGCGACGAGCTGGTCCTGACCCGGGAGGACAGCATGGCGACCTTCCGGCGTACCGGCCAGGAGGACCGCACCCTGCCGTTGGTCCGCCGCCCGCTCGGCGACGAGCTGGCCGAGGAGCTGCGCCGCCTCGACGCCGACCAGGTGTACGCGGAGGCGCTCGGCGCGGCCGCCGGCATCTCCGGGCTGGACCATCGCCCCGGCAAGCGGGTGCACGTGTGGAAGGATCCGGCGACCGCCCAGCGGGCCGAGGCCGGGGTGACCGCGCACGCCGGAACGACCGCCAACGGGTGA
- the pgl gene encoding 6-phosphogluconolactonase, producing the protein MSEASVAVHADPDLLAQAVAARLVVKLLDAQADRGQASVVLTGGRIAAAVYRAVAELPARDAVDWSRVDVWWGDERFLPAGDPERNETQARAALLAALPLDPARVHPMPASDGPAGNDPEAAAAGYAEELARAARPGNAALPHFDVLMLGVGEDGHVASVFPEHPVHHDNRPVSAVRGSPKPPPVRTTLTLPAINTAEEVWLVAAGADKARAVGMALAAGAGPVQLPAAGVHGVSRTLWLLDRAAAADVPPRFRSLR; encoded by the coding sequence ATGAGTGAGGCGAGTGTCGCCGTACACGCCGACCCCGACCTGCTGGCGCAGGCGGTGGCGGCCCGGTTGGTGGTGAAGCTGCTCGACGCGCAGGCGGATCGGGGCCAGGCCTCGGTGGTGCTGACCGGCGGGCGGATCGCCGCGGCGGTATACCGGGCCGTGGCGGAGCTGCCGGCCCGGGACGCGGTCGACTGGTCCCGGGTCGACGTCTGGTGGGGCGACGAGCGGTTCCTGCCGGCCGGCGACCCGGAACGCAACGAGACGCAGGCGCGGGCGGCCCTGCTGGCCGCGCTGCCGCTGGACCCGGCGCGGGTGCACCCGATGCCGGCCTCCGACGGACCGGCCGGCAACGACCCGGAGGCGGCCGCCGCCGGGTACGCCGAGGAACTCGCCCGGGCGGCCCGGCCGGGCAACGCCGCGCTGCCCCACTTCGACGTGCTGATGCTCGGCGTCGGCGAGGACGGGCACGTGGCGTCGGTCTTCCCGGAGCACCCGGTGCACCACGACAACCGGCCGGTCAGCGCGGTACGCGGCAGCCCGAAGCCGCCGCCGGTGCGGACCACCCTCACCCTGCCGGCGATCAACACCGCCGAGGAGGTCTGGCTGGTGGCCGCCGGCGCGGACAAGGCGCGGGCGGTGGGCATGGCCCTCGCCGCCGGGGCCGGGCCGGTGCAACTGCCGGCGGCCGGGGTGCACGGGGTGTCCCGTACCCTCTGGCTGCTCGACCGGGCGGCGGCGGCCGACGTGCCGCCCCGCTTCCGCAGCCTGCGCTGA